In the Pyrolobus fumarii 1A genome, one interval contains:
- a CDS encoding ABC-2 type transporter produces MRLGRIAALIWKDLVLDARRLSEAGSMLIFVAAASVLTSYVVREGGTAQASVVGLLAVMLFLAVYTALSSFIREAERGTLDGLRVSPALPEELYTAKLLYSFMLLAGTSIAYSLLYAFFSQDYSLLRLETLQLTLAVSLYTASASSLASSILVYSEARAFLLPVTIVVLVLPFLQGVTPLVLDAARGVTVSTSSVIGMAVSALGFTMLTVWLSRYALEAV; encoded by the coding sequence TTGAGACTAGGGAGGATAGCGGCACTCATCTGGAAGGATCTCGTGCTCGACGCTAGGAGGCTTAGCGAGGCTGGCTCGATGCTCATATTCGTTGCTGCCGCTAGCGTCCTTACATCCTACGTGGTGCGGGAGGGTGGCACGGCACAGGCTAGTGTAGTCGGTCTCCTCGCTGTCATGCTCTTCCTGGCCGTCTATACGGCGCTATCCAGTTTCATACGGGAGGCCGAGAGGGGCACGTTGGATGGTCTCCGCGTAAGCCCAGCGCTGCCCGAGGAGCTCTACACCGCCAAGCTGCTTTACAGTTTCATGCTGCTAGCCGGTACGAGCATAGCGTACAGCCTGCTCTACGCGTTCTTCTCGCAGGACTATAGCCTCCTCCGCCTCGAGACACTCCAGTTGACACTAGCGGTTAGCCTCTACACGGCCTCCGCAAGCAGCCTAGCATCATCTATACTCGTGTACAGCGAGGCTAGGGCGTTCCTCCTGCCGGTCACGATAGTTGTGCTGGTACTGCCCTTCCTCCAGGGTGTAACGCCACTAGTGCTGGACGCGGCCAGAGGCGTTACAGTATCGACCAGCAGCGTGATTGGCATGGCTGTATCGGCCCTAGGCTTCACAATGCTGACGGTGTGGCTGTCGAGATATGCGCTTGAAGCCGTGTAA
- a CDS encoding TldD/PmbA family protein — protein MSSQLSIEDAAVLAVRRAVEAGATEAEAYVVQVKGHQAYANNNLIVGTRAISEAGVGVRVAVGKRIGFSYASSLELREITEAARRAVKAAKSAPEDPEWKGLPEPSSYYPTPEAVYDVSIARMRPERAVEALSEMIEEATSVKGVTVNRAMVTVRVTRRAIASTNGMLLVDIGTHVDMWILVAAERDGITTPLVFHNVHSRVSIPSPRHVARTAVEKATRSFRIAKLDSPKRMDVVFEPLAFAELLEYTLLPAVSGDRVVRGTSPFADKLGEQVFDEKLTLIDDGTLRQGYNTWRFDGEGIAMQKTVVIEKGVFRMPLFDHYWAARAGLESTGNATRNEYLSPPRVGTTNVVIERGDASIDELLEGEVLLVQGLQGAHSSNPVTGEYSVLAAPGWIVKDGEYYLAPGVMLAGNIFAQLAKNLVAIGSWHEDLPGFRSPWVRVSNVVVTPRV, from the coding sequence ATGTCCAGCCAGCTTAGCATAGAAGACGCCGCTGTTCTTGCGGTGAGGAGGGCTGTAGAGGCTGGTGCTACTGAAGCCGAGGCTTACGTGGTGCAGGTTAAGGGCCACCAGGCCTACGCTAACAACAACCTGATCGTCGGCACCCGCGCGATAAGCGAGGCTGGCGTTGGTGTACGTGTAGCCGTCGGGAAGAGGATCGGGTTCAGCTATGCGAGTAGCCTAGAGTTGCGTGAGATAACCGAGGCTGCTAGGAGGGCGGTGAAAGCCGCCAAGAGCGCCCCAGAGGATCCGGAGTGGAAGGGGCTCCCCGAGCCTAGCAGCTACTATCCGACCCCCGAGGCCGTCTATGACGTGAGTATCGCGAGGATGAGGCCGGAGAGGGCTGTAGAGGCTCTATCCGAGATGATAGAGGAGGCTACAAGCGTCAAAGGGGTGACAGTAAACCGTGCAATGGTCACTGTGAGGGTGACTCGCCGTGCCATAGCATCGACTAACGGTATGCTCCTCGTTGACATAGGCACTCACGTGGACATGTGGATACTTGTTGCCGCCGAGAGGGATGGCATCACGACACCCCTAGTGTTCCACAATGTACACTCGAGGGTCTCGATACCCTCCCCGAGGCACGTAGCCAGGACAGCCGTCGAGAAGGCAACGAGGAGCTTCCGTATAGCTAAGCTAGACTCGCCAAAGAGGATGGATGTCGTCTTTGAGCCCCTGGCTTTCGCAGAGCTGCTGGAGTACACGCTGCTCCCCGCCGTATCCGGCGACAGGGTGGTGCGGGGCACAAGCCCATTCGCCGACAAGCTAGGAGAGCAAGTGTTCGACGAGAAACTCACGCTCATCGATGACGGCACGTTGAGGCAGGGGTACAACACATGGAGGTTCGACGGTGAGGGTATAGCGATGCAGAAGACCGTCGTGATAGAGAAGGGTGTGTTTAGGATGCCGCTCTTCGATCACTACTGGGCGGCGAGAGCGGGTCTCGAGAGCACAGGTAACGCTACTCGCAACGAGTACCTCTCCCCGCCACGCGTGGGCACCACCAACGTCGTAATAGAGCGTGGCGACGCCAGCATAGACGAGCTGCTAGAAGGAGAAGTGCTACTAGTACAGGGGCTGCAAGGCGCCCACTCGTCCAACCCCGTGACGGGCGAGTACTCTGTGCTAGCAGCGCCAGGCTGGATAGTCAAAGACGGCGAGTACTACCTCGCGCCAGGAGTAATGCTGGCAGGCAACATATTCGCACAACTAGCGAAGAACCTGGTAGCCATAGGCTCCTGGCACGAGGACCTACCAGGCTTCCGCTCCCCATGGGTAAGAGTGAGCAACGTGGTCGTAACCCCGCGCGTCTAG
- a CDS encoding cytochrome c biogenesis protein: MRSARVLLYLLVALVAIDAVLSWYAAAESAFPATAPMGSPTAYRNLYLHIPMAWASLILFTVATAAAIGYLVTGRESLDRIVRGFAAIGLVYAAATLVTGSAWASESWGAAWNWDPRETSVLLLFLAYLVYFVIRGSIPDPDRAKTLSNVYAVAAYAMVPLVFMAPAFAKASLHPSFETARQFLREPQVLPLFVGKVLVVVAIGVVLGILASSKKLPEKEAKVARVALALFALYSISAALLLSAPYFTSQLGRVIDANVTPDGMITSLRVRPLGAGGAETLNITNAGASASDLVFNFNPPIDSPIKPAVTTIEGVKRPTIVLHIIDLKKLEEENRIVIVNHWSVMLSVALNGVMVLAGYEIALRLARRNEAPE; this comes from the coding sequence GCCCATGGGGTCACCCACAGCCTATCGTAACCTCTACCTCCACATACCCATGGCATGGGCGAGTCTCATACTCTTCACCGTGGCTACTGCAGCGGCGATAGGCTACCTGGTTACCGGGAGGGAGTCGCTCGATAGGATAGTGAGGGGTTTCGCCGCCATAGGCCTGGTTTATGCTGCGGCTACGCTAGTAACGGGCAGCGCGTGGGCCAGCGAGTCGTGGGGCGCGGCCTGGAACTGGGATCCGCGCGAGACATCAGTACTCCTACTCTTCCTCGCCTACCTCGTCTACTTCGTGATACGGGGTAGTATCCCGGACCCCGACCGTGCAAAGACGCTCAGCAACGTGTATGCAGTGGCGGCTTATGCCATGGTGCCGCTGGTCTTCATGGCGCCAGCCTTCGCCAAGGCAAGTCTACACCCGTCGTTCGAGACCGCGAGGCAGTTCCTCCGAGAGCCGCAGGTACTACCCCTCTTCGTCGGGAAGGTGCTTGTCGTGGTGGCGATAGGCGTTGTGCTTGGAATCCTGGCGTCCAGCAAGAAGCTACCCGAGAAGGAAGCCAAGGTGGCACGGGTGGCACTAGCCCTATTCGCACTCTACTCTATCTCGGCTGCCCTCCTACTCTCAGCCCCGTACTTCACAAGCCAGTTGGGCCGCGTCATAGACGCTAACGTGACACCGGACGGCATGATAACATCTCTACGCGTGAGGCCCCTCGGGGCTGGCGGTGCCGAAACGCTAAACATCACTAATGCTGGTGCCTCGGCGAGCGACCTTGTGTTCAACTTCAACCCGCCGATAGACTCTCCGATAAAGCCGGCAGTCACAACCATAGAGGGCGTGAAGAGGCCAACAATAGTCCTGCACATAATCGACCTTAAGAAGCTGGAAGAGGAGAATAGGATCGTTATCGTGAATCATTGGAGCGTCATGCTAAGCGTGGCCCTAAACGGGGTGATGGTGCTGGCAGGGTATGAGATAGCGTTGCGTCTTGCTAGGAGGAACGAGGCGCCAGAGTGA
- a CDS encoding ABC transporter ATP-binding protein, with product MTEDLAVNVREVWKRLRTSWVLRGVTLTLSRGEGLLVLGANGSGKTTLLRIIAGLVRPTRGEVSVLGGSPRDPRVKRLMGVVMHHSLLYGELTVRENLEYYAKLYGVRGYRPEEDPVIQELGLRKFLDRRVEELSFGWRRRADIARALIHSPRLLLIDEPFTGLDDDAQASLAGILERLRREGVAVIATSPAVNAVKLLGGFRVARIVNGRLVEGMAA from the coding sequence TTGACAGAGGATCTTGCCGTTAACGTGCGTGAAGTCTGGAAGAGGCTCCGCACCTCATGGGTCCTTCGGGGCGTGACGCTCACGCTCTCACGTGGCGAGGGGCTTCTAGTGCTGGGGGCTAACGGCTCGGGGAAGACCACACTACTGCGCATCATAGCTGGGCTGGTTAGGCCCACTCGAGGCGAGGTTAGCGTGCTAGGCGGTTCACCCAGAGACCCTCGCGTGAAGAGACTGATGGGTGTTGTGATGCACCATAGCCTCCTCTATGGCGAGTTGACGGTGCGCGAGAACCTAGAGTACTATGCGAAACTGTATGGCGTCCGAGGGTACCGGCCCGAGGAGGACCCGGTCATCCAAGAGCTTGGGTTGCGCAAGTTCCTCGACCGTAGGGTTGAGGAGTTGAGCTTCGGGTGGAGGAGGAGAGCCGACATAGCGAGAGCCTTGATTCATAGCCCGCGTCTCCTCCTTATAGACGAGCCGTTCACGGGGCTAGATGATGACGCGCAGGCTAGCCTAGCGGGTATACTCGAGCGGCTGAGGAGAGAGGGCGTGGCTGTCATAGCCACGTCGCCAGCTGTAAACGCAGTTAAGCTGCTTGGCGGCTTCCGCGTCGCGAGGATAGTTAATGGTAGGCTAGTGGAGGGGATGGCGGCTTGA